The proteins below are encoded in one region of Mycobacterium shinjukuense:
- a CDS encoding thymidine phosphorylase, which yields MTDVGFDAPTVIRTKRDGGRLSDAAIDWVIEAYTDGRVAAEQMSALLMAIVWRGMDRGEIARWTAAMVASGARLDFTDLRAAGRPLATVDKHSTGGVGDKITLPLVPVVVACGGAVPQASGRGLGHTGGTLDKLESIAGFTANLSNRRVREQLRDVGAAIFAAGELAPADAKLYALRDVTGTVESVPLIASSVMSKKLAEGAGALVLDVKVGSGAFMTSEAQARELAHTMVELGTAHGVPTHALLTDMNRPLGSTVGNALEVAEALEVLAGGGPPDVVALTLRLAAEMLALAGIDGRDPAHTLQDGTAMDRFRRLIAAQGGDLSAPLPIGAHSEIVRAHRGGTMGDIDAMAVGLAAWRLGAGRSRPGERVQHGAGVRIHRRPGQPVAVGDPVFTLYTDAPDRLGAALAELDGGWSVGDTPPEPRPLILDRITG from the coding sequence GTGACCGACGTCGGATTCGACGCCCCGACGGTCATCCGGACCAAGCGCGACGGGGGCCGGCTGTCCGATGCCGCGATCGACTGGGTGATCGAGGCCTACACCGACGGCCGGGTCGCCGCCGAACAGATGTCGGCGCTGCTGATGGCGATCGTCTGGCGCGGCATGGACCGCGGCGAGATCGCCAGGTGGACCGCGGCCATGGTGGCCTCCGGCGCGCGGCTGGATTTCACCGATCTGCGCGCGGCCGGCAGGCCACTCGCGACCGTGGATAAGCACTCCACCGGCGGCGTCGGGGACAAGATCACGCTGCCGTTGGTGCCGGTGGTGGTCGCCTGTGGCGGCGCGGTGCCGCAAGCGTCCGGGCGTGGGCTGGGGCACACCGGCGGCACCCTGGACAAGCTGGAATCCATCGCCGGGTTCACCGCGAACCTGTCCAACCGCCGAGTGCGGGAACAGCTGCGCGACGTGGGCGCCGCCATCTTCGCCGCCGGCGAGCTGGCACCCGCCGATGCCAAGCTCTACGCGCTGCGCGACGTCACCGGCACCGTCGAATCCGTGCCGTTGATCGCGAGCTCGGTGATGAGCAAGAAGCTGGCCGAGGGGGCGGGCGCGCTGGTGCTCGACGTCAAGGTCGGCTCCGGGGCCTTCATGACATCGGAAGCGCAGGCGCGCGAACTGGCGCACACCATGGTCGAGCTGGGCACCGCACACGGGGTGCCCACCCACGCGCTGCTGACGGACATGAACCGCCCGTTGGGCTCGACCGTCGGCAACGCGCTCGAGGTTGCCGAGGCCCTCGAGGTGTTGGCCGGCGGCGGGCCGCCCGATGTGGTGGCGCTGACGTTGCGGTTGGCGGCCGAGATGCTCGCGCTGGCCGGGATCGACGGCCGCGACCCCGCGCACACGCTGCAGGACGGCACCGCGATGGACCGGTTCCGCCGGTTGATAGCCGCCCAGGGCGGGGATCTGTCGGCGCCATTGCCGATCGGCGCACATTCGGAGATCGTGCGCGCACACCGAGGCGGCACAATGGGCGACATCGACGCGATGGCAGTGGGGTTGGCGGCATGGCGGCTCGGTGCGGGCAGATCCCGCCCGGGTGAGCGGGTGCAGCACGGCGCCGGGGTGAGAATCCACCGCCGCCCCGGGCAGCCGGTGGCCGTCGGGGACCCGGTGTTCACCCTCTACACGGACGCCCCGGACCGGCTCGGCGCGGCGCTGGCCGAGCTGGACGGCGGTTGGAGCGTCGGCGACACGCCACCGGAGCCGAGGCCCCTCATCCTCGATCGGATCACCGGATGA
- a CDS encoding cytidine deaminase, with product MPDVDWNMLRHKAIQASAAAYAPYSRLAVGAAALVDDGRVVTGCNVENVSYGLGLCAECGVVCALYATGGGRLLALACVDGAGSPLMPCGRCRQVLLEHGGAELLIDHPNGPRRLGELLPDAFGADDLTRERR from the coding sequence ATGCCAGACGTTGATTGGAATATGCTGCGGCACAAGGCAATCCAGGCATCGGCCGCAGCGTACGCGCCCTACTCGCGGTTGGCAGTGGGGGCGGCCGCACTGGTCGACGACGGCCGTGTGGTCACCGGATGCAACGTGGAGAATGTCAGCTACGGCCTTGGGTTGTGCGCCGAATGCGGCGTGGTGTGCGCGCTGTATGCGACCGGCGGCGGCCGACTGCTCGCGTTGGCGTGTGTCGACGGGGCCGGGTCCCCGCTGATGCCGTGCGGGCGCTGTCGCCAAGTGCTGCTCGAGCACGGCGGCGCCGAGCTGCTGATCGACCATCCGAACGGGCCCCGTCGCCTCGGCGAGCTGCTGCCCGACGCCTTCGGTGCCGACGACCTGACCCGGGAACGTCGGTGA
- the sdhC gene encoding succinate dehydrogenase, cytochrome b556 subunit: protein MWSWVCHRISGATIFFFLFVHVLDAAVLRVSPQTYNAVLATYKTPVVGLMEYGLVAAVLFHALNGVRVILIDFWADGPRHQRLMLWIVGSVFLLLMVPAGVVVGVHIWEHLR, encoded by the coding sequence ATGTGGTCTTGGGTTTGCCATCGCATCAGCGGCGCGACCATTTTCTTCTTCTTGTTCGTCCATGTGCTCGACGCCGCGGTGCTGCGGGTGAGTCCGCAGACCTACAACGCGGTGCTGGCGACCTACAAGACCCCCGTTGTCGGCCTGATGGAATACGGCCTGGTGGCCGCGGTGCTGTTCCACGCGCTGAACGGGGTCCGGGTGATCCTGATCGACTTCTGGGCCGACGGCCCCCGCCACCAGCGGCTGATGTTGTGGATCGTGGGCAGCGTCTTCCTGCTGCTGATGGTTCCCGCCGGGGTGGTGGTGGGCGTGCACATCTGGGAGCACCTGCGATGA
- a CDS encoding succinate dehydrogenase hydrophobic membrane anchor subunit, giving the protein MSAPDLQLGPGQLAPVRQRSYDRPASLDNPRSPRRRAGIPNFEKFAWLFMRFSGIVLVFLAVGHIFIMLMWDDGVYRLDFNFVAQRWASPFWQTWDLLLLWLAQLHGGNGIRTIIDDYSRKNSTRFWLNALLAVSMTFTLMLGTYILVTFDPNIGG; this is encoded by the coding sequence ATGAGCGCGCCCGATCTGCAGCTCGGCCCCGGCCAGCTGGCACCGGTGCGGCAGCGCAGCTACGATCGGCCGGCCAGCCTGGACAATCCGCGGTCGCCCCGGCGGCGCGCCGGCATCCCCAACTTCGAGAAATTCGCGTGGCTGTTCATGCGGTTCTCCGGGATCGTGCTGGTGTTCCTGGCGGTCGGGCACATCTTCATCATGCTGATGTGGGACGACGGCGTGTACCGCCTCGACTTCAACTTCGTGGCGCAGCGCTGGGCGTCCCCATTCTGGCAGACCTGGGACCTGCTGTTGTTGTGGCTGGCGCAGCTGCACGGCGGCAACGGCATCCGCACCATCATCGACGACTACAGCCGCAAGAACAGCACCCGGTTCTGGCTGAACGCGCTGCTGGCGGTGTCGATGACGTTCACGCTGATGCTGGGCACCTACATCCTGGTCACGTTCGACCCGAACATCGGAGGCTGA
- the sdhA gene encoding succinate dehydrogenase flavoprotein subunit: protein MIQQHRYDVVIVGAGGAGMRAAVEAGPRVRTAVLTKLYPTRSHTGAAQGGMCAALANVEEDNWEWHTFDTVKGGDYLADQDAVEIMCKEAIDAVLDLEKMGMPFNRTPEGRIDQRRFGGHTRDHGKAPVRRACYAADRTGHMILQTLYQNCVKHDVEFFNEFYALDLALTQTPTGPVATGVIAYEFATGEIHVFHAKAIVIATGGSGRMYKTTSNAHTLTGDGIGIVFRKGLPLEDMEFHQFHPTGLAGLGILISEAVRGEGGRLLNADGERFMERYAPTIVDLAPRDIVARSMVLEVLEGRGAGPNKDYVYIDVRHLGEQVLEAKLPDITEFARTYLGVDPVHELVPVYPTCHYVMGGIPTTVTGQVLRDNTHTVPGLYAAGECACVSVHGANRLGTNSLLDINVFGRRAGIAAANYARTHDFTDMPPDPAAMVVGWVRDILSEHGNERVADIRGALQQSMDNNAAVFRTEETLKQALKDIHALKERYSRITVHDKGKRFNSDLLEAIELGFLLELAEVTVAGALNRKESRGGHARQDYPNRDDVNYMRHTMAYKEIGAYKEGTELLSDIRLDFKPVVQTRYEPKERKY, encoded by the coding sequence GTGATCCAGCAGCACCGATACGACGTGGTGATCGTCGGCGCGGGCGGTGCCGGGATGCGGGCCGCGGTGGAGGCGGGTCCGCGGGTGCGCACCGCGGTGCTGACCAAGCTGTACCCCACCCGCAGCCACACCGGCGCCGCCCAGGGCGGCATGTGCGCCGCGCTGGCCAACGTCGAAGAAGACAACTGGGAATGGCACACGTTCGACACCGTCAAGGGCGGCGACTACCTCGCCGACCAGGACGCCGTGGAGATCATGTGCAAGGAAGCCATCGACGCGGTGCTCGACCTGGAGAAGATGGGGATGCCGTTCAACCGCACCCCCGAGGGCCGCATCGACCAGCGCCGCTTCGGCGGGCACACCCGCGACCACGGCAAGGCCCCGGTGCGCCGGGCCTGCTACGCCGCCGACCGCACCGGCCACATGATCCTGCAAACGCTGTACCAGAACTGCGTCAAGCACGACGTCGAGTTCTTCAACGAGTTCTACGCGCTCGACCTGGCGCTGACCCAGACCCCCACCGGCCCGGTGGCCACCGGAGTCATCGCCTACGAGTTCGCGACGGGCGAAATTCACGTCTTCCACGCCAAGGCCATCGTGATCGCCACCGGCGGCTCCGGCCGCATGTACAAGACCACCTCCAACGCCCACACGCTGACCGGCGACGGCATCGGCATCGTCTTCCGTAAGGGACTTCCGTTGGAGGACATGGAGTTTCACCAGTTCCACCCGACCGGCCTGGCGGGCCTGGGCATCTTGATCTCCGAGGCGGTGCGCGGCGAGGGCGGGCGGCTGCTCAACGCCGACGGCGAACGCTTCATGGAACGCTATGCCCCGACGATCGTCGACCTGGCGCCCCGCGACATCGTCGCCCGCTCGATGGTGCTGGAAGTGCTGGAGGGCCGCGGCGCCGGCCCCAACAAGGATTACGTTTACATCGATGTCCGCCACCTCGGTGAGCAGGTGCTGGAGGCCAAGCTGCCCGACATCACCGAGTTCGCCCGCACCTACCTGGGCGTGGACCCGGTGCACGAGCTGGTCCCGGTCTACCCGACGTGTCACTACGTGATGGGCGGCATCCCGACCACGGTGACCGGACAGGTGCTGCGGGACAACACCCACACCGTCCCCGGCCTGTACGCGGCCGGGGAATGCGCCTGCGTGTCGGTGCACGGCGCCAATCGGCTGGGCACCAACTCGCTGTTGGACATCAACGTCTTCGGCCGCCGGGCCGGCATCGCCGCGGCCAATTACGCGCGCACCCACGACTTCACCGACATGCCGCCGGATCCGGCGGCGATGGTGGTGGGTTGGGTGCGCGACATCCTGTCCGAGCACGGCAACGAGCGCGTCGCCGACATCCGTGGGGCTTTGCAGCAGTCGATGGACAACAACGCCGCGGTGTTCCGCACCGAGGAGACGCTGAAGCAGGCGCTGAAGGACATTCACGCACTCAAGGAGCGGTACTCCCGAATCACGGTGCACGACAAGGGGAAACGCTTCAACAGCGACCTGCTGGAAGCCATCGAGCTGGGCTTTTTGCTGGAGCTGGCCGAGGTTACCGTGGCGGGCGCGCTCAACCGCAAGGAGTCCCGCGGCGGGCACGCCCGGCAGGACTACCCCAACCGGGACGACGTCAACTACATGCGCCACACCATGGCCTACAAGGAAATTGGGGCCTACAAGGAGGGCACCGAGCTGCTCAGCGACATCAGGCTGGACTTCAAACCCGTCGTGCAGACCCGTTACGAACCCAAGGAACGGAAGTACTGA
- a CDS encoding succinate dehydrogenase iron-sulfur subunit has protein sequence MTAEVETLEPPLPPVPDGAVMVTVKIARYNPDDPEAFAATGGWQSFRVPCLPTDRLLNLLIYIKGYLDGTLTFRRSCAHGVCGSDAMRINGVNRLACKVLMRDLLPKRPNKPGKFPTVTVEPIRGLPVLKDLVVDMEPFFDAYRAIKPYLITSGNPPTRERIQSPTDRARYDDTTKCILCACCTTSCPVFWNEGSYFGPAAIVNAHRFIFDSRDEAAGERLDILNEVDGVWRCRTTFNCTESCPRGIEVTKAIQEVKRAIMFSR, from the coding sequence ATGACTGCCGAGGTTGAGACGCTGGAGCCACCCCTGCCGCCGGTTCCCGACGGTGCGGTGATGGTGACCGTGAAGATCGCCCGGTACAACCCCGACGACCCCGAGGCGTTCGCGGCCACCGGCGGCTGGCAGAGCTTCCGGGTGCCGTGCCTGCCCACCGACCGGTTGCTCAACCTGCTCATCTACATCAAGGGCTACCTGGACGGGACGCTGACCTTCCGGCGCTCCTGCGCCCACGGGGTGTGCGGGTCGGACGCCATGCGGATCAACGGTGTCAACCGGCTGGCCTGCAAGGTGCTGATGCGTGACCTGCTGCCCAAGCGGCCGAACAAGCCGGGCAAATTCCCGACCGTCACCGTCGAGCCGATCCGCGGGCTACCGGTGCTCAAGGACCTGGTGGTCGACATGGAGCCGTTCTTCGACGCCTACCGGGCGATCAAGCCGTACCTGATCACCAGCGGCAACCCGCCCACCCGGGAGCGGATCCAGAGCCCGACCGACCGCGCGCGCTACGACGACACCACCAAGTGCATCCTGTGCGCGTGCTGCACCACCAGCTGTCCGGTGTTCTGGAACGAGGGCAGCTACTTCGGCCCGGCGGCGATCGTCAACGCGCACCGCTTCATCTTCGACAGCCGCGACGAGGCCGCCGGCGAGCGCCTGGACATCCTCAACGAGGTCGACGGCGTGTGGCGCTGCCGCACCACGTTCAACTGCACCGAATCCTGCCCGCGGGGCATCGAGGTGACCAAGGCGATCCAAGAGGTCAAGCGCGCGATCATGTTCTCCCGCTGA
- a CDS encoding sigma-70 family RNA polymerase sigma factor: protein MRVSEFEELRPHLMSVAYRLTGTVADAEDIVQEAWLRWDSQGTVIDDPRAWLTTVVSRIGLDRLRSAAHRRETYTGNWLPEPVVTGFDDGDPLSAVVAAEDARFAAMVVLERLRPDQRVAFVLHDGFGVPFAEVAEVLGTSRPAARQLASRARRAVAGTAAAPPLVLKRPDPSHNEVVGRLMAAMATGDLDTVVSLLHPDVTFTGDSDGKAATAARVIRGADKVVRFMLGLARRYGPSFYTANRLALVNGELGAYTPGFPAVDGHRAMAPRITAITVRDGRVCALWDIANPDKFTGSPLRRRQG, encoded by the coding sequence ATGCGGGTTTCCGAATTCGAGGAGCTGCGACCGCATCTCATGTCGGTCGCCTACCGGCTGACCGGGACCGTGGCCGACGCCGAGGACATCGTGCAAGAGGCCTGGCTGCGCTGGGACTCACAGGGCACCGTGATCGACGACCCGCGGGCCTGGCTGACCACCGTGGTGAGCCGGATCGGTCTGGACCGGTTGCGGTCGGCGGCCCACCGCCGGGAGACCTACACCGGCAACTGGCTTCCCGAACCGGTGGTCACCGGCTTCGACGATGGCGATCCATTGTCCGCGGTGGTCGCCGCCGAGGACGCCCGGTTCGCGGCGATGGTGGTGCTGGAGCGGCTGCGCCCCGATCAGCGGGTCGCGTTCGTGCTGCACGACGGGTTCGGTGTGCCATTCGCCGAGGTGGCCGAGGTGCTGGGGACCAGCCGGCCCGCGGCGCGGCAGCTGGCCTCGCGGGCCCGCAGGGCCGTGGCCGGGACGGCCGCCGCGCCGCCCCTTGTTTTGAAGCGGCCCGATCCCAGCCACAACGAGGTGGTCGGGCGGCTGATGGCCGCCATGGCCACCGGCGACCTGGACACCGTGGTGTCGCTGTTGCATCCCGACGTGACCTTCACCGGCGATTCGGACGGCAAGGCCGCCACCGCGGCCCGCGTCATCCGCGGCGCCGACAAGGTGGTCCGGTTCATGCTCGGGCTGGCCCGCCGCTACGGCCCGTCGTTCTACACGGCGAATCGGTTGGCGCTGGTCAATGGGGAACTGGGCGCCTACACGCCCGGCTTCCCCGCGGTAGACGGGCATCGGGCGATGGCGCCGCGGATCACCGCCATCACCGTGCGCGACGGAAGGGTCTGCGCGCTCTGGGATATCGCCAACCCCGACAAGTTCACCGGTTCTCCGCTGCGTCGGCGTCAGGGGTAG
- a CDS encoding aspartate aminotransferase family protein, with translation MTRNLWLHFARHGGGITPPIITRGQGVTIFDDRGKSYLDALSGLFVVQVGHGRAELAEAAARQAGTLAYFPLWGYATPPAIELAERLASYAPGDLNRVFFTSGGTEAVETAWKVAKQYFKLTGKPGKHKVISRSIAYHGTTLGALAITGLPGYKAPFEPVAPGGFRVPNTNFYRAPFHTDVTEFGRWAADRIAEAIEFEGPDTVAAVFVEPVQNAGGPIPPPPGYFARVREICDFYDVLLVSDEVICAFGRIGSMFACNDIGDVGYLPDMITCAKGLTSGYCPLGAMIASDRLFEPFNDGKTMFPHGYTFGGHPVSAAVALANLDIFEREGLNDHVKRNSPALRATLEKLYDLPIVGDVRGEGYFFGIELVKDRATKQTFTDAERAALLGRLSAALLDAGLYCRTDDRGDSVIQLAPPLISGQDEFDTIESILRGVLGEVSM, from the coding sequence ATGACAAGAAACTTGTGGCTGCATTTCGCTCGGCACGGCGGGGGCATCACACCGCCGATCATCACCCGCGGCCAGGGCGTCACCATTTTCGACGACCGCGGCAAGAGCTACCTGGACGCCTTGTCGGGGCTGTTCGTGGTGCAGGTCGGTCACGGCCGTGCCGAGCTCGCCGAGGCCGCCGCTCGGCAGGCTGGCACGCTGGCGTACTTCCCGCTATGGGGGTATGCCACCCCGCCGGCGATCGAGCTCGCCGAGCGCCTGGCCAGCTACGCGCCCGGGGACCTGAACCGGGTGTTTTTCACCAGCGGCGGCACCGAGGCCGTCGAAACCGCCTGGAAGGTGGCCAAGCAGTACTTCAAGCTCACCGGCAAACCCGGTAAACACAAGGTCATTTCGCGCTCGATCGCCTACCACGGCACCACCCTGGGCGCGTTGGCGATCACCGGTCTGCCGGGGTATAAGGCCCCGTTTGAGCCGGTGGCGCCGGGCGGCTTCCGGGTGCCCAACACGAACTTCTATCGCGCCCCGTTTCACACCGACGTCACCGAATTTGGGCGGTGGGCCGCCGACCGGATCGCCGAGGCGATCGAGTTCGAGGGGCCCGACACCGTCGCCGCGGTGTTTGTGGAGCCGGTGCAGAACGCGGGCGGTCCCATCCCGCCGCCGCCGGGCTATTTCGCGCGGGTGCGCGAGATCTGCGACTTCTACGACGTGCTGCTGGTGTCCGACGAGGTGATCTGCGCGTTCGGCCGGATCGGGTCGATGTTCGCCTGCAATGACATCGGGGACGTCGGCTACCTGCCCGACATGATCACCTGCGCCAAGGGCCTGACGTCGGGCTACTGTCCGCTGGGCGCGATGATCGCCAGCGACCGGTTGTTCGAGCCGTTCAACGACGGCAAAACCATGTTCCCGCACGGCTACACCTTCGGCGGTCATCCGGTGTCGGCGGCCGTGGCACTGGCCAACCTCGACATCTTCGAGCGCGAGGGCCTCAACGACCACGTCAAGCGGAATTCCCCCGCGCTGCGGGCCACCCTGGAGAAGTTGTACGACCTGCCCATCGTCGGCGATGTCCGCGGCGAGGGTTACTTCTTCGGCATCGAACTGGTCAAGGACCGGGCGACCAAGCAAACCTTCACCGACGCGGAACGCGCGGCGCTGCTGGGCCGGCTGTCCGCGGCGCTGTTGGACGCCGGGCTGTACTGCCGCACCGACGACCGCGGCGATTCCGTCATCCAGCTGGCTCCGCCGCTGATCAGCGGTCAAGACGAGTTCGACACCATCGAGTCCATCCTGCGCGGCGTGCTCGGCGAGGTCAGCATGTAG
- a CDS encoding PE family protein gives MSFVMVAPQWVAATASDVTRIGSAVSAANAAAAAPTTGLLAAGADEVSAAIAALFGAHGRAYQAVSGQVSAFHAQFVSALTAAADSYAAAEAVNASAAQSLEQDLLALINAPTQTLLGRPLIGDGADATTPGGNGGEGGLLYGNGGNGALGDPGQAGGNGGAAGLIGHGGAGGAGGAGAPGGAGGAGGWLFGNGGPGGPGGAGVASGGIGVAGGPGGLGGAGGGAGLWGTGGAGGAGGVGGEGGIGGTGGLGGHGGAGGAGGWLFGNGGPGGAGAGGGIGGGGGAGGAGGSGGAGGDARLIGTGGAGGAGGAGGGAGGDAGAGGHGGSGGLLYGNGGDGGTGGTGGPAASAGDGGAGGRGGKAWLIGHGGAGGAGGVGGDGGVGGNGGIGGDGGEAGLVYGDGGAGGAGGNGGLSVILGAASGDGGAGGRGGNAIGLIGSGGAGGPGGVGGKGEDSGVGGDGGDGGNGGHGGVLFGHGGTGGKGGGGGVGTLGAGGKGGAGGHGGNAIGLVGDGGDGGDGGAGASGTPTGAGGPGGSGGSGGQLFGIPGTPGTPG, from the coding sequence ATGTCGTTTGTGATGGTGGCACCGCAGTGGGTGGCGGCGACGGCCTCGGATGTGACCCGGATCGGGTCGGCGGTCAGCGCGGCCAATGCGGCCGCGGCGGCTCCGACCACCGGGCTGCTGGCCGCCGGCGCCGATGAGGTGTCGGCGGCGATCGCGGCGCTGTTCGGCGCGCACGGGCGGGCCTATCAGGCGGTGAGCGGCCAGGTGTCGGCTTTTCATGCGCAGTTTGTGTCTGCGTTGACCGCGGCGGCGGACTCGTATGCCGCCGCCGAGGCGGTCAACGCCTCGGCGGCCCAAAGCCTGGAGCAGGACCTGCTGGCGCTGATCAATGCGCCCACCCAGACGCTGTTGGGGCGTCCGCTGATCGGTGATGGCGCCGATGCGACCACCCCCGGCGGCAACGGTGGGGAGGGCGGCCTCTTGTACGGCAACGGCGGCAACGGCGCACTCGGTGACCCGGGGCAGGCCGGTGGTAACGGGGGTGCGGCCGGGCTGATCGGCCATGGCGGGGCCGGCGGGGCCGGCGGGGCGGGGGCGCCCGGTGGCGCCGGCGGGGCCGGGGGCTGGTTGTTCGGCAACGGCGGACCCGGCGGGCCCGGCGGCGCTGGCGTGGCCAGCGGCGGCATTGGTGTCGCGGGTGGTCCCGGTGGGTTGGGCGGGGCCGGCGGCGGCGCCGGGCTGTGGGGCACCGGCGGCGCCGGCGGTGCCGGCGGTGTCGGCGGGGAGGGCGGTATCGGCGGTACGGGTGGTCTCGGCGGCCATGGCGGGGCCGGCGGGGCAGGCGGCTGGTTGTTCGGCAACGGCGGGCCTGGCGGGGCCGGCGCCGGCGGCGGGATCGGCGGGGGCGGCGGGGCCGGCGGGGCCGGCGGGTCCGGCGGGGCCGGGGGTGACGCCAGGCTGATCGGGACCGGCGGGGCCGGCGGGGCCGGCGGGGCCGGAGGAGGTGCCGGCGGAGACGCCGGGGCCGGCGGTCATGGTGGCAGCGGCGGGCTGCTGTATGGCAACGGCGGGGACGGCGGAACCGGCGGAACGGGCGGGCCCGCCGCGTCCGCTGGGGACGGTGGCGCCGGCGGTCGCGGCGGCAAAGCCTGGCTGATCGGCCACGGCGGCGCCGGCGGCGCCGGCGGCGTAGGTGGGGACGGTGGTGTTGGCGGAAACGGCGGAATCGGCGGGGACGGCGGTGAGGCCGGGCTGGTGTACGGTGACGGCGGCGCTGGCGGCGCCGGCGGCAATGGTGGTTTATCTGTCATTTTGGGCGCCGCTAGCGGCGACGGCGGGGCCGGCGGCCGTGGCGGCAATGCCATCGGGCTGATTGGCAGCGGCGGGGCCGGCGGGCCCGGCGGGGTCGGCGGCAAGGGCGAGGACAGTGGCGTCGGCGGCGACGGCGGGGACGGCGGCAATGGCGGTCACGGCGGGGTGCTGTTCGGTCATGGCGGGACCGGCGGCAAGGGCGGCGGCGGCGGAGTAGGCACACTAGGAGCCGGCGGCAAGGGCGGTGCCGGCGGTCATGGCGGTAACGCCATTGGGCTGGTCGGCGACGGCGGAGATGGCGGGGATGGCGGCGCCGGCGCGTCTGGGACCCCCACTGGTGCCGGCGGGCCAGGCGGCAGCGGCGGCAGCGGGGGGCAGCTGTTCGGCATCCCGGGCACGCCCGGAACGCCCGGCTGA